Proteins from a single region of Trichoplusia ni isolate ovarian cell line Hi5 chromosome 3, tn1, whole genome shotgun sequence:
- the LOC113508818 gene encoding keratin, type I cytoskeletal 9-like isoform X1 produces MAKYIVALALLGCAVAEPPVGYSYSSPSISIGGLSSGGHYSSVPVGHQTSEGYHVDPHLLHKIKNIILKDEIQNQAYSSSSGHGHGHGISSHYGVPAPVYGVPQERIVGIELDHVQQAIQVAQYHQAEEGYASGYSGYSSGGHGGYSSGGHGGYSSGGHGGFSIGGGYSSGGHGGFSSGGHGGYSSGGHGGSISYTTIGVPSGSYGVPSESYGVPH; encoded by the exons ATGGCCAAATACATC GTCGCCCTCGCCCTCCTGGGTTGCGCTGTCGCTGAGCCCCCTGTAGGCTACAGCTACTCCTCCCCATCCATCTCCATCGGCGGCCTCAGCAGCGGCGGTCACTACTCCTCTGTGCCCGTCGGCCACCAGACCAGCGAGGGCTACCATGTTGACCCTCATCTCCTCCACAAAATCAAGAACATTATCTTGAAGGACGAGATCCAGAACCAGGCCTACTCTTCCTCATCCGGCCACGGCCACGGACACGGAATCTCCAGCCACTACGGAGTCCCCGCCCCCGTCTACGGCGTGCCCCAGGAGAGGATCGTCGGCATCGAACTCGACCACGTCCAACAGGCCATCCAGGTCGCCCAGTACCACCAGGCTGAGGAAGGCTACGCCAGCGGCTACAGCGGCTACTCCAGCGGCGGACACGGTGGCTACTCCAGCGGTGGTCACGGTGGTTACTCTAGCGGTGGTCACGGCGGTTTCTCCATCGGCGGTGGTTACTCCAGCGGTGGTCACGGAGGCTTCTCCAGCGGCGGCCACGGAGGCTACTCCAGCGGCGGACACGGAGGCTCCATCTCCTACACCACCATCGGAGTCCCCTCAGGATCCTACGGAGTCCCCTCCGAATCCTACGGCGTCCCCCACTAA
- the LOC113508818 gene encoding keratin, type I cytoskeletal 9-like isoform X2: protein MVALALLGCAVAEPPVGYSYSSPSISIGGLSSGGHYSSVPVGHQTSEGYHVDPHLLHKIKNIILKDEIQNQAYSSSSGHGHGHGISSHYGVPAPVYGVPQERIVGIELDHVQQAIQVAQYHQAEEGYASGYSGYSSGGHGGYSSGGHGGYSSGGHGGFSIGGGYSSGGHGGFSSGGHGGYSSGGHGGSISYTTIGVPSGSYGVPSESYGVPH, encoded by the coding sequence GTCGCCCTCGCCCTCCTGGGTTGCGCTGTCGCTGAGCCCCCTGTAGGCTACAGCTACTCCTCCCCATCCATCTCCATCGGCGGCCTCAGCAGCGGCGGTCACTACTCCTCTGTGCCCGTCGGCCACCAGACCAGCGAGGGCTACCATGTTGACCCTCATCTCCTCCACAAAATCAAGAACATTATCTTGAAGGACGAGATCCAGAACCAGGCCTACTCTTCCTCATCCGGCCACGGCCACGGACACGGAATCTCCAGCCACTACGGAGTCCCCGCCCCCGTCTACGGCGTGCCCCAGGAGAGGATCGTCGGCATCGAACTCGACCACGTCCAACAGGCCATCCAGGTCGCCCAGTACCACCAGGCTGAGGAAGGCTACGCCAGCGGCTACAGCGGCTACTCCAGCGGCGGACACGGTGGCTACTCCAGCGGTGGTCACGGTGGTTACTCTAGCGGTGGTCACGGCGGTTTCTCCATCGGCGGTGGTTACTCCAGCGGTGGTCACGGAGGCTTCTCCAGCGGCGGCCACGGAGGCTACTCCAGCGGCGGACACGGAGGCTCCATCTCCTACACCACCATCGGAGTCCCCTCAGGATCCTACGGAGTCCCCTCCGAATCCTACGGCGTCCCCCACTAA